From Juglans regia cultivar Chandler chromosome 8, Walnut 2.0, whole genome shotgun sequence, the proteins below share one genomic window:
- the LOC108984306 gene encoding transcription factor MYB3R-1-like isoform X4, whose protein sequence is MEGDQTIYTPQDGLGDGGQKMRPLHGRTTGPTRRSTKGQWAPEEDEILRKAVQRFKGKNWKKIAECFKERTDVQCLHRWQKVLNPELVKGPWSKEEDEIIVKLVNKYGPKKWSTIAQHLPGRIGKQCRERWHNHLNPAINKEAWTQEEELALIRAHQIYGNKWAELTKFLPGRSDNAIKNHWNSSVKKKLDSYLASGLLAQFPALPHIGHQNQHMHSSSSRMQGSGDDSGPKGIETQETSECSQESTVAGCYKSSSDMTNAVLHASEEFPLTRESGSAKEQSSSPPSCSEQYYTSLEDVDFSMPNITCEADCSDKFLEQNFSHDAGTSAGGDHQFNIHAIPNISSLEVEQESSQLKTHCIGTNESHETMDVPCQTSAELRASTSTGCITMGSYKLENMRIPDDECCRILFSEALNDGFFSGSHTKVSNIVPLGECTDSFCCQSSNCIIPEADGTSAVQSYCPPRSDLVGSPCSQSFRFLSSLISVDCATLLYGDEPNQLFETQEEGFVTGAHEGFIYTNDFTNSPSNNGTDNAGMQEQPDVKETSKLVPVNTFGSGSDITDTCPSVGERLHVHLEQQDAGALCYEPPRFPSLDIPFLSCDLIQSGSDTQQEYSPLGIRQLMMSSMNCITPFRLWDSPSRDDSPDAFLKSAAKTFTGTPSILKKRHRDLFSPLSDRRSDKKLEIDMTSSLSRHFAHLDVVFDEISTQNAPFSPSSNRKRNFGASPMDKENTDCAFKGAEGKGRDGTSSFDDRNLEKNSDDSNLQGNTKQPTADVDAKTKVQQSSGVLVEHNMNDLLLHSPEQVCSKADRLLRSSSRTPRNKQSRSLAAASDRGISNHLSSGNPCAHFRSPTLCGKKNESHSVAVTCTQSASSSAPLETAGHNVRNDAGVETFGIFGGTPFKRSIESPSAWKSPWFINSFLPGPRVDTEITIEDIGYFMSPGDRSYDAIGLMKHISEHSAAAYANAQEVLGNETPKTLKKGKCNNHGSRDQENSRVPYSHHGNRSHMAPTVLTECRTLDFSECGTPGKGTENGKPSNACWIQFD, encoded by the exons ATGGAAGGTGACCAGACAATCTATACTCCTCAAGATGGGCTTGGTGATGGTGGTCAGAAAATGCGACCTCTACACGG GAGGACAACTGGTCCTACGAGGCGTTCTACCAAAGGCCAATGGGCACCAGAAGAG GACGAGATTTTGCGGAAGGCTGTTCAACGTTTTAAAGGaaagaactggaaaaaaatag CGGAGTGTTTCAAGGAGAGAACCGATGTGCAATGCCTACATAGGTGGCAGAAGGTCTTAAATCCAGAGCTTGTCAAAGGTCCATGGTCTAAAGAG GAGGATGAAATAATTGTTAAATTGGTGAACAAGTATGGTCCAAAAAAATGGTCCACCATTGCACAGCATTTACCTGGGCGTATTGGGAAGCAATGTCGTGAAAG GTGGCATAATCATCTTAATCCTGCTATAAACAAAGAAGCATGGACCCAGGAAGAGGAACTGGCTTTGATTCGTGCTCATCAGATTTATGGGAACAAATGGGCAGAGCTAACAAAGTTCTTGCCAGGAAG GTCAGACAATGCTATAAAAAATCATTGGAACAGTTCTGTGAAAAAGAAATTGGATTCTTATCTGGCATCAGGTTTACTCGCTCAGTTCCCAGCGCTTCCTCATATCGGACATCAAAATCAACACATGCATTCATCATCTTCAAGGATGCAGGGCAGTGGAGATGATAGTGGTCCCAAAGGGATAGAAACACAGGAAACATCAGAATGCAGTCAAGAGTCAACTGTTGCAGGTTGCTATAAGTCTTCAAGTGATATGACCAATGCAGTTTTGCATGCCAGTGAAGAATTCCCATTGACTCGAGAATCTGGTTCAGCGAAGGAACAAAGCTCGAGCCCACCATCTTGTTCTGAACAATATTACACATCTCTGGAAGATGTTGATTTTTCAATGCCAAATATTACTTGTGAAGCAGATTGCTCTGACAAATTTCTGGAACAAAATTTCTCGCATGATGCTGGAACTTCTGCAGGTGGGGATCACCAGTTTAATATACATGCAATACCAAATATCTCGTCATTGGAAGTGGAGCAGGAATCATCACAGTTGAAAACACATTGTATAGGTACTAATGAAAGCCATGAAACAATGGATGTTCCATGTCAAACTTCAGCAGAGTTGAGAGCTTCTACTTCAACGGGGTGTATAACCATGGGTTCATATAAACTAGAGAACATGAGGATACCTGATGATGAATGTTGTAGAATTCTATTTTCGGAGGCATTAAATGATGGTTTTTTCTCTGGAAGTCATACAAAAGTTTCCAATATTGTTCCCTTGGGGGAATGCACTGATTCATTTTGTTGCCAATCATCAAACTGCATCATACCTGAAGCTGATGGAACTTCAGCTGTACAATCTTATTGTCCTCCAAGGTCTGATCTAGTGGGAAGTCCGTGCTCTCAATCTTTTAGGTTCCTATCATCACTTATATCTGTTGACTGTGCTACACTTCTATATGGTGATGAACCTAACCAGTTGTTTGAAACTCAGGAAGAAGGGTTTGTCACTGGTGCCCATGAGGGCTTTATTTATACCAATGATTTCACCAATTCTCCTTCCAACAATGGTACAGATAATGCAGGAATGCAAGAGCAACCAGATGTAAAGGAAACTTCAAAATTAGTCCCTGTAAATACTTTTGGCTCGGGATCAGATATCACAGACACATGCCCCTCTGTGGGTGAGAGACTACATGTACATTTGGAACAGCAGGATGCCGGAGCACTATGTTATGAGCCGCCTCGTTTTCCAAGCTTGGATATTCCATTTTTAAGCTGTGATCTGATACAATCTGGTAGTGATACACAACAAGAATATAGCCCACTTGGAATCCGCCAACTTATGATGTCTTCTATGAACTGTATCACCCCATTTAGGCTGTGGGATTCACCATCTCGCGATGATAGTCCTGATGCATTTCTGAAGAGTGCGGCTAAAACTTTCACAGGTACACCATCCATATTGAAGAAACGACACCGCGACTTGTTTTCACCACTATCTGATAGAAGAAGTGACAAAAAGCTAGAGATTGACATGACATCCAGCTTGAGCAGACATTTTGCTCACTTAGATGTTGTATTTGATGAAATCAGTACCCAAAATGCACCTTTCTCTCCATCATCCAATCGTAAAAGAAACTTTGGAGCCTCCCCTATGGATAAAGAAAATACTGATTGTGCCTTTAAAGGGGCCGAGGGAAAGGGAAGAGATGGCACTTCATCTTTCGATGAtagaaatttagagaaaaattcTGATGATAGTAATTTGCAAGGCAATACGAAGCAGCCGACTGCTGATGTTGATGCTAAGACCAAG GTCCAGCAGTCTTCTGGAGTCCTtgttgaacataacatgaatgatCTGCTTCTACATTCTCCCGAACAAGTTTGTTCCAAAGCAGACAGGTTGTTAAGATCAAGCTCTAGAACTCCAAGAAATAAACAATCTAGAAGCTTGGCAGCTGCATCAGACCGAGGCATTTCTAACCATTTATCTTCAGGAAATCCATGTGCACATTTTCGCTCCCCTACTCTTTGTGGGAAAAAGAATGAAAGTCATTCAGTTGCAGTTACATGCACTCAATCTGCTTCTTCATCAGCTCCTCTGGAGACCGCTGGCCATAATGTACGAAATGATGCTGGAGTTGAAACCTTTGGCAT ATTTGGTGGAACTCCATTTAAAAGAAGTATCGAATCCCCTTCAGCATGGAAATCCCCTTGGTTCATCAATTCTTTTCTGCCAGGCCCAAGGGTTGATACTGAAATAACAATTGAG GATATAGGGTATTTTATGAGCCCAGGGGATAGAAGTTATGATGCCATTGGGTTGATGAAACACATAAGCGAGCACAGTGCTGCTGCTTATGCCAATGCTCAggaggttttgggaaatgaaactccaaaaacattaaaaaagggaaaatgcaACAACCATGGGAGTAGGGACCAAGAGAACAGTCGTGTACCCTACAGTCATCATGGGAACCGTTCCCACATGGCTCCAACTGTTTTG ACAGAGTGTCGCACCCTTGACTTCAGTGAATGTGGAACACCCGGGAAGGGAACAGAGAATGGGAAACCCTCGAATGCA TGCTGGATTCAATTTGATTAA